A DNA window from Impatiens glandulifera chromosome 7, dImpGla2.1, whole genome shotgun sequence contains the following coding sequences:
- the LOC124945118 gene encoding L-galactose dehydrogenase, translated as MAAPALELRSLGNTGLKLSCVGFGASPLGKVFGPVTDEEAISSVRQAFSLGINFFDTSPYYGATLSEKMLGKGLKALGVPRDQYIVSTKCGRYAEGFDFSADRVTRSIDESLERLQLDYVDILQCHDIEFGSLDQIINETIPALQKLKESGKIRFIGITGLPLRIFTYVLDRIPPGTVDVVLSYCHYCINDSSLEDLLPYLKNKGVGIINASPLSMGLLTETGPPQWHPASPQLKAACKEAGEYCKGKGKNISKLALQYSLSNKDVATVLVGMNSVQQVEENVNAAIELTTTGKDEETLLEVQEILKPVKNQTWE; from the exons ATGGCTGCTCCTGCCCTAGAACTCAGATCTCTCGGAAACACCGGTCTCAAGCTCAGTTGCGTTGGATTCGGAGCTTCTCCTCTCGGCAAAGTCTTCGGCCCCGTAACCGACGAAGAAGCCATCTCTTCCGTCCGTCAAGCCTTTAGCCTCGGGATTAACTTCTTCGACACTTCTCC GTATTATGGAGCAACCTTATCGGAGAAGATGCTCGGCAAAGGACTGAAAGCACTCGGAGTACCAAGAGATCAATACATTGTATCCACCAAATGCGGCAGGTATGCTGAAGGTTTTGATTTCAGTGCCGATAGAGTTACTCGCAGCATCGATGAAAGCTTAGAAAGGTTACAGCTTGATTATGTTGATATATTACAGTGCCATGACATCGAATTCGGTTCACTGGATCAG ATTATTAATGAAACAATCCCTGCTCTTCAAAAACTTAAGGAATCGGGCAAGATTAGGTTCATTGGTATAACAGGTCTTCCTTTGAGGATCTTTACATATGTTCTTGATCGTATACCACCAGGGACTGTTGATGTGGTTCTTTCGTACTGTCATTATTGTATAAACGATTCATCGTTGGAAGATTTGCTGCCTTATTTGAAGAACAAAGGTGTTGGGATTATTAATGCTTCTCCTCTTTCAATGGGACTTCTTACAGAAACTGGTCCACCTCAATGGCATCCAGCTTCACCTCAACTTAAG GCTGCATGTAAAGAGGCTGGAGAGTACTGTAAAGGGAAGGGGAAGAACATATCGAAATTGGCATTGCAGTATAGCTTGTCAAATAAAGATGTAGCGACCGTGCTAGTGGGAATGAACTCTGTTCAACAG GTTGAAGAGAATGTGAATGCTGCAATAGAACTGACAACAACTGGGAAAGATGAGGAAACTCTCTTGGAGGTTCAAGAGATTCTCAAGCCAGTCAAGAACCAAACATGGgaatga
- the LOC124945538 gene encoding soluble inorganic pyrophosphatase 6, chloroplastic-like has translation MAAAARVLTIAAAANSSSFFFRGPSLRSHAIGGICINNRSAARRNLLTCRAIYNPDVQIKEEGQPETLDYRVFFHDKSGRKISPWHDIPLHLGDGVYNFIVEIPKESSAKMEVATDEVFTPIKQDTKKGKLRFYPYNINWNYGLLPQTWEDPSHANNEVEGAFGDNDPVDVVEIGDVRGKIGQIMKVKPLAVLAMIDEGELDWKIVAISLDDPRASLVNDIDDVEKHFPGTLTAIRDWFRDYKIPDGKPANKFGLGNKPANKDYALKVIKETNESWAKLVKRTIPSGELSLV, from the exons ATGGCGGCGGCGGCTCGAGTTCTCACGATCGCGGCCGCGGCTAATtcctcttctttcttcttcagaGGTCCATCTCTGAGATCTCACGCTATCGGCGGCATATGCATCAACAACAGGTCTGCCGCTAGAAGGAATCTGCTCACTTGCCGCGCTATATACAACCCCGACGTTCAGATCAAAGAAGAAGGCCAGCCCGAAACCCTAGATTACCGAGTTTTCTTCCATGACAAGTCTGGAAGAAAG ATTTCCCCTTGGCATGATATACCATTGCATTTAGGCGATGGCGTTTATAATTTCATAGTTGAGATTCCTAAAGAGTCCAGTGCTAAGATGGAGGTCGCCACAGATGAAGTCTTTACTCCTATAAAGCAGGATACAAAGAAGGGGAAACTTCGTTTCTACCC ATACAATATTAATTGGAACTATGGATTGCTTCCACAAACATGGGAAGATCCATCACATGCAAACAATGAAGTTGAAGGAGCATTTGGTGATAATGATCCAGTTGATGTGGTGGAGATTGGCGATGTTCGCGGAAAGATTGGACAGATAATGAAGGTTAAACCATTAGCTGTTTTAGCTATGATTGATGAAGGTGAACTTGATTGGAAAATCGTTGCTATTTCATTGGATGATCCTAGGGCTTCACTTGTTAATGACATCGACGATGTTGAGAAACACTTCCCG GGCACTCTTACTGCAATAAGGGATTGGTTTAGAGACTATAAGATCCCAGATGGAAAGCCTGCTAACAAGTTTGGTCTTGGAAACAAGCCAGCTAACAAG GATTACGCACTCAAGGTTATCAAGGAGACAAACGAATCGTGGGCTAAACTCGTCAAGAGAACTATTCCTTCTGGAGAGCTATCACTTGTATAA
- the LOC124945537 gene encoding uncharacterized protein LOC124945537 has protein sequence MELEDLNNINDGGEYGEESESTPLKENQRIHRLHHFPGAVRRKAYIFDGEGNYYNKEWDLLEGKGKEFCWYHIEIPKGNINHKLSQSAQYLIDLLSPPLKLQDILSLVSNGPFCGHVDGALVFRVNSPGHASSKFTFRLAARVTQNSVITVSLGRVPRLGFSPVGHSLLSEIPSVESPRGSIRDKTKDNDECGIVIREHVLEFLLTMNHSEEADNPVPKSVSGLIVHILDTHVDHLQDVVTKLEIDLDAVELELDTDGFAKKQMLDDRKFPKMLMDLQRLLQVIAHGEQVFPRVKEKCSSKHWFGNEDIIALEELIGCLRRLKENVGFIANRVAAIQAGLDSWQAEEINRKLYCLSFLSIMFLPLSIITGVFGMNVGGVPWTEQRDPAIKDGFRNVILICGVMIMFLLLCYFVPSLYTRFAAWRRERAVRSSGYWSVNKKKSFLKRKTLGEEKRGYLRI, from the exons ATGGAGCTCGAAGATCTGAACAACATTAATGACGGTGGAGAATACGGAGAGGAATCAGAATCAACGCCATTGAAAGAGAATCAACGAATTCACAGACTACATCATTTTCCAGGTGCAGTTAGAAGAAAGGCGTATATATTCGACGGAGAAGGTAATTATTACAACAAGGAATGGGATCTTCTCGAAGGTAAAGGAAAAGAATTCTGTTGGTATCATATTGAAATTCCTAAAGGCAatattaatcataaattatcTCAATCAGCTCAATACTTAATCGATCTTCTTTCtcctccattaaagcttcaagatATTCTCTCATTAGTTAGCAATGGACCTTTCTGTGGTCATGTCGATGGCGCTCTTGTTTTTCGCGTTAATTCTCCTGGTCATGCCTCTAGTAAATTCACTTTCAGATTGGCCGCTAGAGTTACGCAGAATTCTGTTATAACCGTCTCTTTAGGTCGTGTTCCTAGGCTTGGATTCTCTCCCGTCGGTCATTCTCTCCTTTCGGAGATTCCTAGCGTTGAGAGTCCTCGTGGTAGTATTAGAGACAAGACTAAAGATAATGACGAATGCGGGATTGTTATTAGGGAACATGTTTTGGAGTTTCTGTTGACGATGAATCACTCGGAGGAGGCTGATAATCCGGTACCGAAATCTGTATCAGGTCTTATAGTTCATATACTCGATACTCATGTTGATCATTTACAAGATGTCGTCACTAAACTTGAGATTGATCTGGATGCTGTTGAATTGGAGCTTGATACAG ATGGATTTGCAAAGAAGCAAATGCTTGACGATAGGAAATTTCCAAAAATGCTTATGGATCTGCAACGGCTTCTCCAGGTTATTGCGCACGGAGAACAAGTGTTTCCTCGAGTTAAGGAGAAGTGTTCTTCGAAGCATTGGTTTGGGAATGAAGACATAATTGCTCTTGAAGAACTAATAGGATGTTTAAGGAGATTAAAGGAGAATGTAGGGTTTATAGCTAATCGTGTCGCAGCAATTCAAGCTGGTCTCGATAGCTGGCAGGCGGAGGAAATCAATAGGAAGTTATACTGTCTATCATTCCTTTCAATCATGTTCCTTCCATTATCGATTATCACTGGAG TGTTTGGGATGAATGTAGGAGGAGTTCCTTGGACGGAGCAGAGAGATCCTGCGATAAAAGATGGTTTTCGGAATGTGATTCTAATATGTGGTGTGATGATCATGTTTCTCCTCCTTTGCTACTTCGTGCCTTCACTTTACACAAGATTCGCAGCTTGGAGAAGAGAAAGGGCGGTGAGGAGTAGCGGTTATTGGTCGGTAAATAAGAAGAAATCATTTCTAAAGAGAAAAACACTAGGTGAAGAGAAAAGAGGCTACCTTAGAATATGA
- the LOC124944725 gene encoding dynamin-related protein 3B-like yields the protein MADDMVPQSSSSHGASPLGSSVIPIMNQLQDIFAQLPNQSIIELPQVAVVGSQSSGKSSVLEALVGRDFLPRGSDICTRRPLVLQLLQTKRNQDGSEEEYGEFLHLPGKKFHDFNDIKLEIQAVTEREAGGNKGVSNKQIRLKIFSPNVLDITLVDLPGITKVPVGDQPPDIEAQIRTMIMSYIKYPTCLILAVTPANSDLANSDALQIAGNADPDGERTIGVITKLDIMDRGTDARNFLLGKVIPLRLGYVGVVNRNQEDITLNRSIKDALVAEEEFFRSRPVYNDLADRCGVPQLAKKLNQILVKHIKTLLPELRSHINTTLVSVAKEYASYGEITESKAGQGALLLNILSKYCDAFSSMIEGKNEEMSTDELSGGARVHYIFQSIYVKSLEEVDPCDDLTDDDIRTAIQNATGPQSALFVPEVPFEVLARRQIARLLDPSLQCARFIYDELVKMSHRCMVNELQRHPFLRKRMDKVIGNFLRKGLEPSKTMIENIIAMEMDYINTSHPKFVGGSRALEIALQQTRLNRASTSNPRPKDGVDPEKTPAPDKSKVRAMLAITTNGNVPGQAVRPVTEGEKPSSGSTNNLPWGISSIFGGSDNRTSSKENSTSKPFSEPAQSMDYGVSLIHLREPPSVLRPSETYSDQETIEITVTKLLLRSYYDIVRKNVEDSIPKAIMHFLVNHTKRNLHNFLIKKLYRDNLFEEMMQEPEEVATKRKITRKMLGVLQQAFRTLDELSFDAGTVERGGYNLKSDSTGLPKIQGTIPSYSSSSMYSSSSSRGSTYSYAETSPSHSGVFR from the exons GCCCAGGGGCTCTGATATCTGCACTAGACGACCACTAGTTCTTCAGTTATTGCAGACAAAGAGGAATCAGGATGGTTCTGAAGAGGAGTACGGGGAGTTCTTGCATTTACCTGGGAAGAAATTCCACGATTTCAATGACATTAAGTTGGAAATTCAG GCTGTGACAGAAAGGGAGGCAGGTGGGAACAAAGGTGTTTCGAACAAGCAGATccgtttgaaaatattttctccAAATGTTCTTGATATCACTTTGGTGGATTTACCTGGTATAACAAAGGTTCCAGTTGGTGATCAACCACCTGATATTGAAGCTCAGATTAGAACGATGATAATGTCATATATCAAATATCCCACCTGCTTGATATTGGCGGTAACACCAGCAAATTCTGACCTAGCAAATTCAGATGCTCTCCAGATAGCTGGAAATGCCGATCCAGATG GTGAAAGAACAATTGGTGTAATCACTAAG TTGGATATCATGGACAGAGGTACAGATGCCCGGAACTTTTTGCTTGGGAAAGTAATTCCTTTGCGTCTTGGTTATGTGGGGGTTGTCAACCGCAATCAAGAG GATATTACGCTTAATCGCAGTATAAAGGATGCTCTAGTGGCCGAGGAAGAGTTTTTCCGAAGTCGACCA GTATATAATGACCTTGCTGATCGCTGTGGTGTTCCCCAGCTTGCAAAGAAGTTGAACCAG ATACTTGTTAAGCATATCAAGACACTACTTCCCGAGTTGAGATCCCATATTAATACAACACTAGTTTCTGTTGCAAAGGAGTATGCCAGCTATGGAGAGATCACAGAATCAAAG GCAGGCCAGGGAGCTCTTCTTCTGAATATTCTATCAAAGTACTGTGATG CTTTTTCTTCAATGATAGAAGGGAAAAATGAAGAAATGTCAACAGATGAGCTGTCTGGAGGAGCACGAGTTCATTATATTTTCCAGTCCATATATGTTAAAAGCTTGGAg GAGGTAGATCCTTGTGATGACTTAACTGACGATGACATCAGAACTGCAATTCAAAATGCAACTGGGCCCCAGTCTGCATTATTTGTACCAGAG GTTCCCTTTGAAGTTCTTGCTCGAAGGCAAATTGCTCGTCTATTGGACCCAAGTCTGCAGTGCGCTAGATTCATTTATGATGAGTTAGTAAAG ATGAGCCATCGTTGCATGGTAAATGAATTACAACGACATCCTTTTCTTAGGAAGCGGATGGATAAGGTTATTGGGAATTTTCTGCGAAAAGGCCTTGAACCCTCAAAAACAATGATTGAGAACATTATTGCAATGGAG ATGGATTACATTAATACTTCACACCCAAAATTTGTGGGTGGGAGTAGAGCTCTAGAAATTGCTCTCCAACAGACCAGGTTGAATAGGGCATCCACATCCAATCCTAGGCCAAAG GATGGTGTGGATCCAGAAAAAACACCTGCACCTGATAAAAGCAAGGTTCGTGCTATGCTTGCCATAACTACAAATGGAAATGTCCCTGGTCAG GCAGTGAGGCCTGTTACAGAAGGTGAAAAGCCATCATCTG GGAGTACCAACAATTTACCTTGGGGGATCTCATCTATTTTTGGTGGTTCTGACAATCGCACATCTTCCAAAGAGAACTCAACAAGCAAGCCATTCAGTGAACCTGCTCAAAGCATGGATTATGGCGTCTCTTTGATTCATTTAAGAGAG CCTCCATCTGTCTTGAGGCCTTCAGAAACCTATTCAGATCAAGAGACCATTGAAATAACAGTCACGAAACTGCTGTTGAGGTCATACTATGACATTGTGCGAAAGAATGTAGAGGATTCCATTCCTAAAGCGATTATGCACTTCCTG GTAAACCACACAAAACGGAACCttcataattttcttattaaaaagcTTTACAG GGATAACCTGTTTGAAGAAATGATGCAAGAGCCTGAAGAGGTAGCGACCAAAAGGAAAATTACTCGCAAAATGCTCGGTGTCCTTCAACAGGCCTTCAGG ACATTGGATGAATTAAGTTTCGATGCGGGGACAGTTGAGAGAGGTGGTTACAACCTAAAGAGTGATTCAACTGGACTTCCAAAAATACAAGGCACCAtcccttcttattcttcttcatccATGTATTCTTCAAGCAGCAGCAGAGGATCAACCTACTCTTATGCAGAAACTTCACCATCACATTCTG GTGTCTTCAGATGA